Sequence from the Nerophis ophidion isolate RoL-2023_Sa linkage group LG10, RoL_Noph_v1.0, whole genome shotgun sequence genome:
tgtcagttagcaacatattcaggatagcatcagtcaatgcagccgcgtgctttggtgtgcacaccttcctttctaccaagtcgctaatgctggcttgtttctttctgaaatgagagaaaccatataatgaatgtacatagtagcatcatttacatgtaactcaatatatacccagttgattttattaataatttctgacgtgAAAGACATACGCCaccacattgaaaaaaaaacagctaaattaaataaatggacattggggatgcagcatacaccaataataacacagaaatgtaactcatcagatcagaactggatcagatattatacacgtttctgttgtgaataacaaaggattcattttaggctgcctgtgaataatagcatgaaatattccatcATCTTcgtaacgtttagttatactaaagcgtcactcaaatctaaatatatttatataacttTATCGGGtacggctacattgatccattatgaaaccaacctgagatatttctgttcgttacgtttatttccaaattggtaaccgtgcgttttctctctcaaaacggagtccAATGTGctggagacacattatcagccccgcgttgcaacaaagacataacgttaacgttactcacaaaaaagatAAACTTATGAATGGCTGTTGCCACTCAttacaacacagaaaatgaagacgTCGCACTATACAAaacgttcctaacactctgaaagttaatacacaacagttgctgctgcgcttcctgAAAAAATTCTCCTCGTTAACAAATTATTAAAAacacggacacaacggatcaatgtactcggactatggactgaaaaagttacgtaccgtgagttttCTTCATGCGTGGATAAAACATGCTTCCTCTTCAGGTGCTCCCGCAGCGATGTAGTACTTCCATGCCacgcgaggtccatgctgcacattttgcaggaaactgtcttctttgcagtgtttaaagtgaagtattcccacacttttgacaacttaggtcgtacacttttctccaatgCAGCATTAACCTCCAGATGTTTCTGTGCCAAACTATCGATACTGTTTTCCGCCATTTTTCCAATGTTTCCAAGCAAATGAGACTGCGTGGTCACGTGAgttgcacatgacacatcattagCTGGCTTACTGACACCTCATGAGACGTAGCCTCAgcgccgccctggcgctgttttgtactgtttttgtacttattttgattattgtttctcagctgtttgtaaatgttgcagtttataaaaaaAGGTTTAGGgagataaaacaaacaaaaaaaaacaaaacaaaaaaataaaaataatatatatatatatatatatatatatatatatatatatatatatatatatatatataccgtatttccttgaatagccgccgggcatgtaataagcgcctgccttgaattactgccgggtaaaactcgctccccaaatccataagcgcatgcttacttttactgccaggtcaaattcgtcacgtcacaagtgacgctTCGCTTCCTctgccgtcattttcaaaatggcggggtagtttttttttgcttttactatgtgtagaCCCGGGGTCTTGTTCCAGAGCCATACAGAACACACTGGTGG
This genomic interval carries:
- the LOC133559913 gene encoding E3 SUMO-protein ligase ZBED1-like, translated to MAENSIDSLAQKHLEVNAALEKSVRPKLSKVWEYFTLNTAKKTVSCKMCSMDLAWHGSTTSLREHLKRKHVLSTHEENSRKKQASISDLVERKVCTPKHAAALTDAILNMLLTDMRPLSIVEDEGFRQIIHILNPGLTLPSRTHFTKLMERKYEQKYHAV